A genomic segment from Candidatus Brocadia sinica JPN1 encodes:
- the ltrA gene encoding group II intron reverse transcriptase/maturase has product MTNASISLQELRRKIYIKAKTDKHGRFWGLYCHISKDELLREAYRLAKANDGVPGIDGKDFEDIEREGLEGFLEGIRQELLERTYRPLPNRRVEIPKGNGKTRTLGIPTIRDRVVQGALKLILEPIFEADFKDCSYGYRPKRHAHQAIDRVTKGILHGLTRVVDVDLSGYFDNIRHHKLLEKIARRVQDDDILHLLKLILNANGRKGVPQGGVISPLLSNIYLNEVDEMMERAREVTRRKGYDNLGFIRSADDMVILVHGHPKEDWLLQKVQKRLKEELDNLEVEMNLEKTKVVDLKKGGSFSFLGFDIRLNRNWKSKIYVSKTPRKKKCIEIGKRIRAVLKANWNKPLKEVIQAVNAVIRGWVNYFRIGNSNSTFCKVRNYTEKKVRRFVTKRKKRKGFGWKRWSREVIYQEWGLYNDYRIQYLHPKTASCR; this is encoded by the coding sequence TGAGAGAAGCCTATCGACTGGCAAAGGCCAACGATGGAGTACCTGGAATCGATGGGAAGGACTTTGAGGACATCGAGAGGGAAGGACTGGAAGGATTTCTGGAAGGGATAAGGCAGGAACTCCTCGAACGGACGTACCGGCCGTTGCCCAACAGACGGGTAGAGATACCGAAAGGCAACGGCAAGACCCGAACCCTTGGAATACCGACGATAAGAGATCGGGTAGTCCAAGGGGCACTGAAGCTCATACTTGAGCCGATATTTGAGGCAGATTTCAAGGACTGTTCCTATGGGTACAGACCGAAGCGTCATGCACATCAGGCGATAGATCGGGTGACAAAAGGCATACTCCACGGATTGACCAGAGTAGTGGATGTAGACTTGAGCGGATATTTTGACAACATAAGGCATCACAAACTGTTGGAAAAAATAGCCAGGAGGGTGCAGGATGATGACATTCTGCATCTTTTAAAACTCATCCTCAATGCGAACGGGCGGAAGGGAGTGCCGCAGGGTGGAGTGATATCTCCGCTACTATCGAACATCTACCTGAACGAAGTGGATGAGATGATGGAACGGGCACGGGAAGTAACCCGACGTAAAGGATATGATAACCTTGGCTTTATACGGAGTGCGGACGATATGGTCATACTCGTGCACGGGCATCCGAAAGAGGACTGGTTGCTCCAGAAAGTACAGAAACGACTCAAGGAAGAGCTGGACAACTTAGAGGTTGAAATGAATCTGGAGAAGACGAAGGTAGTAGACCTCAAAAAGGGAGGTAGTTTCAGCTTTTTGGGATTTGATATACGCCTGAACCGCAATTGGAAAAGCAAGATCTATGTCAGCAAGACGCCGCGGAAGAAGAAGTGCATTGAAATCGGCAAGAGAATAAGAGCAGTGCTCAAGGCAAACTGGAACAAGCCTTTAAAAGAAGTAATTCAGGCAGTAAATGCAGTAATACGAGGTTGGGTGAATTACTTTCGGATAGGCAATAGCAACAGTACTTTCTGTAAAGTGAGGAATTATACTGAGAAGAAGGTGAGACGGTTTGTCACGAAGAGGAAGAAACGCAAGGGCTTCGGCTGGAAGCGGTGGAGTAGGGAGGTAATATATCAGGAATGGGGATTGTATAATGATTATCGAATACAATACTTACACCCGAAAACAGCTTCATGTCGATAG